One genomic region from Arthrobacter pigmenti encodes:
- the hemQ gene encoding hydrogen peroxide-dependent heme synthase, protein MSEIAGPAATNTTSRTDSTSASTSGDDAAATQFFTLWTVFKRSAGTPDDGAALEAAVTELDGAQVTVRGFYDVSAMREDADIMVWLHGSRAEDLQAGVRTLRRTATFAGAEIAWSAMGVHRDAEFSKSHSPAFSRGVEPSTWVCVYPFVRSYDWYILPSEERREMLYDHGMKGRQYPQVLSNTVSSFALGDWEWILALEAPELVDLVDLMRHLRETEARRHVREEIPFYTGRRIDAREVAEVLR, encoded by the coding sequence ATGAGCGAGATTGCAGGCCCGGCCGCCACCAACACAACCTCCCGCACCGATTCCACATCGGCTTCCACTTCCGGCGACGACGCCGCAGCGACGCAGTTCTTCACTCTCTGGACCGTATTCAAGCGCTCGGCAGGAACACCGGACGACGGCGCGGCGCTGGAAGCCGCTGTCACTGAACTCGACGGCGCCCAGGTTACCGTCCGCGGCTTCTACGACGTCTCGGCCATGCGCGAGGACGCGGACATCATGGTCTGGCTGCACGGGTCCCGCGCCGAAGACCTGCAGGCCGGGGTGAGGACCCTCCGCCGCACGGCAACCTTCGCCGGTGCCGAGATCGCGTGGTCCGCCATGGGCGTTCACCGCGATGCTGAGTTCTCCAAGAGCCACTCGCCTGCCTTCTCCCGCGGTGTCGAGCCGAGCACCTGGGTCTGTGTCTATCCGTTCGTTCGTTCCTATGACTGGTACATCCTCCCCAGTGAGGAACGCCGCGAAATGCTGTACGACCATGGGATGAAGGGCCGCCAGTACCCGCAGGTGCTTTCCAATACGGTGTCGTCCTTCGCACTCGGCGACTGGGAATGGATCCTCGCTCTGGAGGCCCCCGAGCTGGTCGACCTGGTGGACCTCATGCGCCACCTTCGTGAGACGGAGGCCCGCCGCCACGTCCGTGAGGAAATCCCGTTCTACACCGGCCGACGCATCGACGCCCGTGAGGTTGCCGAGGTGCTTCGATGA
- the hemE gene encoding uroporphyrinogen decarboxylase, which yields MTLSPSHPLLDGRTSNSPLVESYRGNLPSRRPVWFMRQAGRSLPEYRELREGTAMLDACLNPDMAAEITLQPVRRHDVDAAIFFSDIVIPLKLAGVGVDIVPGVGPVLDKPIQTAADVAALPELTDEALEPIREAVAKTVAELGSTPLIGFAGAPFTLAAYMVEGKPSRDHLGPRTMMHADPSTWSALTEWAADASGRFLRAQLEAGASAAQLFDSWAGSLGLADYVEHVAPASTRALDHVRGLGAPLVHFGTGTSELLVAMRDVGVDVVGVDYRLPLDEANRRLGGSVALQGNIDPALLSAPWEVLEAHVRSVLDAGASAPGHVVNLGHGVPPDTDPEVLTKVVTLIHSVPPAR from the coding sequence ATGACCCTCAGCCCTTCACACCCGCTCCTGGACGGCCGCACGTCAAACTCGCCGCTCGTCGAGTCGTATCGCGGCAACCTCCCCTCCCGCCGGCCGGTGTGGTTCATGCGGCAGGCGGGACGCTCACTGCCCGAATACCGCGAATTGCGTGAGGGCACCGCAATGCTCGATGCCTGCCTCAACCCGGACATGGCTGCCGAGATCACGCTGCAGCCGGTCCGGCGGCACGACGTTGACGCAGCGATCTTTTTCTCTGACATCGTGATCCCACTCAAGCTTGCCGGCGTCGGCGTCGACATCGTTCCCGGAGTAGGACCGGTCCTGGACAAGCCGATCCAGACGGCTGCGGACGTCGCCGCGCTTCCTGAACTCACGGACGAAGCCCTCGAACCGATACGCGAGGCCGTCGCGAAAACAGTTGCGGAGCTCGGAAGCACGCCCCTGATCGGGTTCGCAGGCGCGCCCTTCACGCTCGCCGCCTACATGGTTGAAGGAAAGCCTTCGAGGGACCATCTCGGGCCGCGCACCATGATGCACGCTGACCCCTCGACCTGGAGTGCCCTCACTGAATGGGCGGCAGATGCCTCCGGTCGTTTCCTGCGGGCACAGCTTGAGGCCGGTGCGAGTGCCGCACAACTTTTCGACTCCTGGGCGGGCTCCCTGGGCCTCGCGGACTACGTGGAGCACGTGGCGCCCGCCTCAACCCGGGCCCTGGATCACGTACGGGGACTCGGAGCGCCGCTGGTGCACTTTGGTACCGGCACCTCGGAGCTGCTCGTGGCCATGCGCGACGTCGGAGTGGACGTAGTCGGCGTGGACTATCGGCTGCCGCTGGATGAGGCCAACCGACGGCTGGGAGGTTCGGTCGCGTTGCAGGGCAATATCGATCCGGCCCTGCTGTCGGCGCCATGGGAAGTCCTGGAAGCGCACGTCCGTTCAGTGCTCGACGCCGGAGCGTCAGCGCCCGGCCACGTGGTCAACCTCGGCCACGGAGTGCCGCCGGACACCGACCCCGAGGTGTTGACGAAGGTCGTCACACTGATTCACTCGGTGCCGCCGGCACGATGA
- the thiO gene encoding glycine oxidase ThiO: protein MEASVDVAVVGGGIVGLGIAWEAVRRGHSVTLIDPAPATGATRAAAGMIAPASELHYREEHLLELTMDSARRYPEFITSLAWTGIDPGYRNTGTLVLAVDGADRQALADLRTVQSAHGLDVEQISVREARRSEPMIGPAATGAFRAGEDHQLDPRKLAASLHSAVLARGTILAATASALERNGDRVIGVKLHDGGTVAARHTIVANGLAASELTHLPVQLPMRPVYGDILRLRVPTSLQPLLTHTVRGLVRGHAVYLVPRADGTVVLGATIREDGSNAVSAGGVYQLLRDAQQLVPAVAELELEEILCRARPGTPDNAPLLGGVPGVDGLLIATGFFRHGVLLTPAAAALCVDLLKGKPVPPGIERYRPDRFGKGQQ from the coding sequence TTGGAAGCTTCAGTGGATGTCGCCGTCGTCGGCGGTGGAATCGTGGGCCTCGGCATCGCCTGGGAGGCGGTTCGCAGGGGACACTCGGTGACCCTGATCGATCCGGCTCCGGCAACGGGTGCCACCCGTGCCGCGGCAGGGATGATCGCACCCGCCAGCGAGCTGCACTACCGCGAGGAACACCTCCTCGAACTCACCATGGACTCCGCCCGCAGGTATCCCGAGTTCATCACTTCACTCGCCTGGACCGGGATTGACCCCGGCTACCGCAACACCGGCACGCTGGTGCTCGCCGTGGATGGCGCCGATCGTCAGGCGCTCGCGGACCTGCGGACCGTACAGTCCGCGCACGGGTTGGACGTCGAGCAGATCTCGGTGCGTGAGGCGCGCCGTAGCGAGCCGATGATCGGACCCGCGGCAACCGGAGCATTCCGCGCGGGGGAGGATCACCAGCTGGATCCCCGCAAGCTCGCAGCGTCCCTGCACTCCGCTGTCTTAGCGCGCGGAACCATTCTTGCGGCGACCGCCAGCGCACTGGAGCGGAACGGCGATCGCGTGATCGGGGTGAAACTGCACGACGGCGGTACAGTGGCGGCACGCCACACCATCGTTGCGAACGGGCTGGCTGCCTCTGAACTTACGCACCTGCCCGTTCAGCTGCCCATGCGCCCGGTGTACGGCGACATCTTGAGGCTGCGTGTACCGACGTCCCTCCAACCCCTGCTCACCCATACCGTTAGGGGACTGGTCCGAGGGCACGCCGTCTATCTGGTGCCGCGCGCCGACGGAACGGTGGTCCTCGGCGCAACGATCCGTGAGGACGGCAGCAATGCAGTGTCGGCCGGCGGCGTGTACCAGTTACTGCGTGATGCACAGCAGCTGGTACCAGCGGTGGCAGAGCTGGAACTCGAGGAGATCCTGTGCCGCGCCAGGCCGGGCACGCCGGATAACGCACCACTGCTTGGCGGCGTGCCCGGGGTGGACGGACTCCTCATTGCCACCGGGTTCTTCCGTCACGGGGTTCTGCTGACTCCGGCGGCTGCGGCTCTCTGCGTGGACCTGCTGAAGGGCAAACCGGTACCACCAGGAATCGAACGCTATCGACCGGACCGGTTCGGGAAAGGACAACAATGA
- a CDS encoding glutamyl-tRNA reductase: MNYFSLVATHSDIDLETVARLSVGASQVASSALQDSAALSGAVSLATCNRLEIYGEATSEQDIEAARSSIITAISAQSGLPKTTVSGSFTTLTGQDVPRHLFSVSSGLDSAVVGEREIAGQVRRALIESQGSGTASGGLVRLFQAASRTARDVGAQTALGSRGRSIVSVALDLAADLSSTPNLDDKSVVVFGTGAYAGATMALLRERGCTDIAVFSPSGRAESFVASRGGTALTDESVRAALREADIVIGCSGSERRVEASDIRELRAGVARTLVIVDLALSHDFDPAVDTVENVELITLESVRLAAPEEQAESLRQAGVLVSKAANAFQEQVTARSVDAAIVALRKHTQQVLDAEMARVRAQHGCTAAAEEVEFALRRMVRQLLHVPTVRARELAAEGRQEEYTAALEALYGIEPEEAATDTAQQGCPVQQNEEARADSA; this comes from the coding sequence GTGAACTACTTCTCCCTGGTTGCGACCCACTCAGATATCGACTTGGAGACCGTTGCCCGCCTCAGCGTCGGGGCGTCCCAGGTGGCATCGTCCGCGCTTCAAGACAGCGCGGCACTGTCCGGGGCCGTGTCGCTGGCTACGTGCAACCGCCTCGAAATTTACGGGGAAGCGACCTCCGAACAGGACATCGAAGCCGCACGCTCCTCCATCATTACAGCGATCAGCGCGCAATCCGGGCTCCCCAAGACCACCGTTTCAGGTTCCTTCACCACCCTTACCGGCCAGGACGTTCCGCGCCACCTCTTCAGTGTCAGCTCCGGTCTCGATTCTGCGGTCGTCGGCGAACGTGAGATTGCGGGGCAGGTCCGCCGTGCCCTGATCGAGTCGCAGGGCTCCGGAACAGCCAGCGGAGGGCTTGTCCGCCTGTTCCAGGCCGCCTCGCGGACCGCACGGGATGTAGGCGCCCAAACCGCGCTCGGCAGCAGGGGCCGGTCGATCGTCTCGGTGGCGCTCGACCTCGCAGCTGATCTTTCCAGCACCCCCAACCTGGATGACAAGTCGGTTGTGGTCTTCGGCACCGGTGCCTATGCCGGCGCCACGATGGCCCTGCTTCGGGAGCGCGGCTGCACGGACATCGCTGTCTTCTCGCCATCCGGCCGCGCCGAAAGCTTCGTTGCCAGCCGTGGCGGAACAGCCCTGACGGACGAAAGCGTGCGGGCGGCACTCCGGGAGGCCGACATCGTCATCGGTTGCAGTGGCAGCGAACGCCGCGTGGAAGCCTCCGACATCCGTGAACTCCGTGCGGGCGTGGCGCGCACCCTGGTCATCGTGGACCTTGCCCTGAGCCACGACTTCGACCCTGCAGTTGACACCGTGGAGAACGTCGAACTCATCACCCTTGAGTCCGTTCGCCTCGCCGCGCCCGAGGAACAGGCCGAATCCCTGCGCCAGGCAGGTGTTCTGGTGTCCAAGGCCGCCAACGCGTTCCAGGAGCAGGTTACTGCGCGCTCGGTTGACGCCGCGATCGTGGCGCTGCGCAAGCACACACAACAGGTACTCGACGCGGAGATGGCACGCGTCCGCGCGCAGCACGGCTGCACGGCTGCGGCAGAGGAAGTCGAGTTCGCCCTGCGGCGTATGGTGCGCCAGCTTCTCCACGTCCCCACCGTGAGGGCACGTGAACTGGCCGCTGAGGGCCGCCAGGAAGAATACACGGCAGCCCTTGAGGCCCTGTACGGCATCGAGCCCGAGGAAGCCGCCACGGATACGGCTCAGCAGGGGTGCCCGGTTCAGCAGAACGAGGAAGCGCGGGCGGACTCCGCCTGA
- the hemG gene encoding protoporphyrinogen oxidase: MSRQPAANLAPAVVVIGGGIAGLCAAHELTKAGLAVRVLESAPTFCGSVGSHELAGLTLDAGAESFSTRSDTVPSLARELGLGALVRSPNPVGAWLYLSTPGGEPFAMPLPKTGLLGIPADVRDPELTRLIGRAGSVRAALDRALPLGGLLNEQQLSLGAVVRARMGAEVLTRLVAPVVGGVLSADPDDLDVDAAVPGLRAAMRKYGSLGAAVGAMRKAAPAGSAVGGLEGGMGQLASALAVRLERDGAQLTSSAPVLELSRGAGGWTVRMDTQTLSADAVVVATDGPSAVDLLSPTLMELEADRPAVVPGVALVSLVVDVPELDAEPRGTGVLVAAGSPGVRAKALTHATAKWPWLAERTGPGSHVLRLSYGRAGEDRTAQETDAELFQAALHDASMLLGVEVGEADVVDWDVVRWNNALPHATLGHRDRVARIRAVTATQRDLEVTGAWLAGTGLVAVIDDARKRGAALGRRMAAR; encoded by the coding sequence ATGAGCCGCCAGCCCGCTGCCAACCTGGCGCCCGCCGTCGTCGTCATCGGCGGGGGCATTGCCGGCCTGTGCGCCGCGCACGAGCTCACCAAAGCCGGCCTGGCGGTTCGTGTTCTTGAGTCCGCGCCGACTTTCTGCGGAAGTGTGGGCAGCCACGAGCTGGCCGGCCTTACGCTCGACGCCGGTGCCGAGTCCTTCTCGACGCGATCGGACACCGTTCCTTCCCTCGCGCGCGAGCTCGGTCTCGGCGCCCTGGTGCGCAGCCCCAATCCTGTGGGCGCATGGCTCTACCTCTCGACCCCTGGCGGCGAACCCTTCGCGATGCCACTTCCCAAAACCGGGCTGCTTGGCATCCCGGCGGACGTGCGCGACCCGGAGCTGACCCGGCTGATCGGTCGTGCAGGCAGCGTCCGTGCCGCACTCGACCGTGCACTGCCGTTGGGCGGCCTCCTGAACGAGCAGCAGCTCAGCCTCGGTGCGGTGGTGCGGGCGCGGATGGGGGCCGAGGTGCTGACCCGGCTTGTCGCGCCCGTTGTGGGCGGCGTCCTTTCGGCAGATCCTGACGACCTCGACGTCGACGCCGCCGTACCGGGCCTGCGTGCAGCCATGCGCAAATACGGTTCACTGGGGGCGGCCGTCGGCGCGATGCGGAAGGCAGCACCCGCAGGTTCGGCCGTAGGCGGCCTTGAGGGCGGCATGGGGCAACTTGCGTCCGCGCTCGCTGTGAGGCTGGAGCGGGACGGCGCGCAGCTGACCTCCTCCGCCCCGGTGCTGGAGCTCAGCCGGGGCGCGGGCGGCTGGACCGTCAGGATGGACACGCAGACCCTCAGTGCGGACGCCGTAGTGGTGGCGACGGACGGCCCCAGCGCCGTCGATCTTCTTTCGCCCACGCTTATGGAGCTTGAGGCCGACCGGCCGGCGGTGGTGCCCGGTGTTGCGCTGGTGAGCCTGGTTGTCGACGTACCTGAGCTTGACGCCGAACCACGAGGAACCGGCGTCCTGGTTGCAGCAGGCAGCCCCGGTGTACGGGCGAAGGCGCTTACCCATGCCACCGCGAAATGGCCCTGGCTGGCCGAGCGAACCGGGCCGGGCAGTCATGTGCTGCGGCTCTCCTACGGCAGGGCCGGGGAGGACCGTACGGCGCAGGAAACGGATGCCGAGCTGTTCCAGGCAGCACTGCACGATGCCTCGATGCTGCTCGGCGTCGAGGTGGGGGAGGCCGACGTCGTCGACTGGGATGTTGTCCGCTGGAACAACGCGCTGCCGCATGCAACGCTCGGCCACCGCGACCGCGTGGCCCGCATCAGGGCCGTGACGGCAACCCAGCGCGATCTGGAGGTCACCGGTGCCTGGCTGGCCGGGACCGGGCTGGTTGCGGTTATTGACGACGCACGCAAGCGCGGCGCGGCCCTCGGACGGCGGATGGCCGCGCGGTAG
- a CDS encoding DUF3107 family protein: MEIKIGVQNVNREIVLESNQTADEVADVVSKAMNGGAELRLTDSKGRQVIVPSGVLGYVEIGEPESRRIGFGAL; the protein is encoded by the coding sequence GTGGAAATCAAGATCGGCGTCCAGAACGTCAACCGTGAGATCGTCCTGGAATCGAACCAGACGGCGGACGAGGTCGCGGATGTTGTGTCCAAGGCTATGAACGGCGGCGCTGAGCTTCGCCTGACCGACTCCAAGGGCCGGCAGGTGATTGTGCCCTCGGGTGTCCTCGGATACGTGGAGATCGGGGAGCCCGAGTCCCGTCGCATTGGGTTCGGCGCTCTCTAA
- the moeB gene encoding molybdopterin-synthase adenylyltransferase MoeB: MSSLNGAPGPLVEPAGELTREETERYSRHLILPEFGIEAQKRLKNARVLVIGAGGLGSPALLYLAAAGVGTLGIVDDDAVDVSNLQRQVIHGMGNVGQAKALSAEQSISELNPHVSVIRHEVRLDSGNALDIFRGYDVILDGTDNFATRYLVSDAAEILGKPYVWGSILRFDGQVSVFWPDPSVGGPSYRDLYPEAPPPGAVPSCAEGGVLGVLCAQIGSVMVNETIKLITGIGTTLLGRVLVFNALDMTWRELKVRRDPNAAAITELTDYEAFCGLAPPAGGVDDGVPSVTVAQLEELLQQRAAGSREFDLIDVREPGEYDIVRIDGATLIPQNRILTGDAEIDQEREVYVHCKAGTRSANVVRHLRERGARKVYNVDGGILQWVREVEPEKPVY; encoded by the coding sequence ATGAGCTCTTTGAACGGCGCCCCGGGTCCTTTGGTTGAACCCGCCGGCGAACTCACCCGCGAGGAAACCGAGCGCTACTCCCGCCACCTCATTCTTCCCGAATTCGGCATTGAGGCGCAGAAGCGCCTGAAGAACGCGCGCGTGCTGGTCATTGGAGCGGGAGGCCTCGGTTCGCCCGCGCTGCTGTACCTGGCGGCAGCCGGTGTGGGCACACTCGGAATCGTGGACGACGACGCCGTGGACGTATCCAACCTGCAGCGGCAGGTAATCCATGGAATGGGTAACGTTGGGCAGGCCAAGGCGCTGTCCGCGGAGCAGAGCATCTCCGAGCTCAACCCGCACGTATCGGTGATTCGGCATGAGGTGCGCCTGGACTCAGGCAACGCACTGGATATTTTCCGCGGCTACGACGTCATACTCGACGGTACGGACAACTTCGCAACGCGCTACCTTGTGAGCGACGCCGCTGAAATCCTCGGCAAGCCCTATGTGTGGGGCTCGATCCTCCGTTTCGACGGCCAGGTGAGCGTGTTCTGGCCGGACCCGTCGGTTGGCGGGCCGAGCTACCGCGATCTCTACCCGGAAGCGCCCCCGCCCGGAGCGGTGCCATCCTGCGCCGAAGGCGGCGTGTTGGGCGTGCTCTGCGCGCAGATCGGCTCGGTCATGGTCAACGAGACGATCAAGCTCATTACCGGAATCGGCACCACCCTGCTGGGACGGGTGCTGGTCTTCAACGCACTCGACATGACCTGGCGCGAGCTGAAGGTGCGCCGCGACCCTAATGCTGCAGCGATCACCGAGCTGACAGACTATGAGGCCTTCTGCGGACTGGCTCCACCGGCAGGCGGGGTTGACGACGGCGTTCCATCCGTCACCGTTGCCCAACTGGAGGAGCTGCTTCAGCAGCGGGCAGCGGGAAGCCGCGAGTTTGACCTGATCGATGTCCGCGAACCGGGGGAGTATGACATCGTCCGCATCGACGGAGCCACCCTGATTCCACAGAACCGGATCCTGACCGGAGACGCCGAGATTGATCAGGAGCGGGAAGTGTACGTCCATTGCAAAGCCGGAACCCGGTCGGCCAACGTGGTGCGTCACCTGCGTGAACGCGGGGCACGGAAGGTCTATAACGTTGACGGCGGCATCCTGCAGTGGGTGCGCGAGGTGGAGCCGGAGAAACCGGTGTACTAG
- a CDS encoding ferritin-like fold-containing protein: MGTLNRFVVDLFGVMAYGELSAFERLSSDARFSPTLRDRAALGRLAVTEFEHFEMVSAHLAGLGVDVEEAMRPFQGSIDSFHERTRPADWYESLMKAYVIDAISGDFYTALAGRLDEATRELIGRIQSTTEQGGLLQSRLKAALADDPRLASRLALWGRRLVGEALTQAQRVGIERQFLGGLLFQGTAEDQERETVQLFAQLTRNHSRRMSALGLTA, translated from the coding sequence ATGGGCACCCTGAACAGGTTCGTCGTCGACCTTTTCGGCGTCATGGCCTACGGAGAGCTCTCAGCCTTCGAGCGGCTGTCCTCGGATGCACGGTTCTCCCCGACGCTGCGTGACAGGGCAGCGCTGGGACGCCTCGCCGTCACGGAGTTCGAGCACTTTGAGATGGTCAGTGCGCATCTGGCCGGACTCGGCGTCGATGTGGAGGAGGCGATGCGTCCCTTCCAGGGGTCGATCGATTCCTTCCACGAGCGCACCCGTCCAGCAGACTGGTACGAGTCCCTGATGAAGGCATACGTCATCGACGCAATCTCGGGTGACTTCTACACGGCGCTCGCCGGCCGCCTGGATGAGGCTACCCGCGAACTCATCGGCCGCATCCAGTCGACCACGGAGCAGGGGGGACTGCTGCAGTCACGGTTGAAGGCCGCGCTGGCCGACGATCCTCGGCTGGCCTCCCGGCTGGCCCTGTGGGGGCGTCGCCTCGTGGGCGAGGCGCTGACGCAGGCCCAGCGCGTAGGGATCGAGCGGCAATTCCTCGGCGGGCTGCTCTTCCAGGGAACGGCCGAAGACCAGGAACGCGAGACCGTCCAACTGTTCGCCCAACTGACACGCAACCACTCACGACGGATGAGCGCGCTCGGCCTGACCGCCTGA
- a CDS encoding thiazole synthase encodes MQSIQTELTTDALVIDGVPLGSRLIMGTGGAPSIDGLADALAASGTELTTVAMRRYSPQAGASLFQLLSERGMRILPNTAGCFTAREAVLTAELAREALETNWVKLEVIADEQTLLPDAVELVEATESLVARGFTVFVYTNDDPVLALRLEQLGAAVVMPLGAPIGTGLGILNPHNIELIVSRASVPVVLDAGIGTASDAALAMELGCDAVLLATAVTRAQDPVAMAAAFRHAVIAGRLAAGAGRIPRREHALASSPFADRADL; translated from the coding sequence ATGCAATCGATCCAGACAGAACTCACAACCGATGCGCTGGTGATTGACGGTGTGCCACTTGGCTCGCGGTTGATCATGGGGACCGGCGGAGCGCCCAGCATCGATGGACTCGCCGATGCGCTGGCCGCCTCCGGAACGGAACTCACCACGGTGGCAATGCGGCGGTACAGTCCGCAAGCCGGAGCCTCGCTGTTCCAGTTGCTCAGCGAGCGTGGCATGCGGATCCTGCCGAACACGGCCGGCTGCTTCACAGCCCGCGAGGCTGTGCTCACCGCCGAATTGGCACGGGAGGCGTTGGAGACGAACTGGGTGAAGCTGGAAGTGATAGCCGATGAGCAGACGCTTCTGCCCGATGCGGTAGAACTCGTTGAGGCCACGGAATCGCTGGTGGCCCGCGGCTTCACAGTGTTTGTCTACACGAACGACGACCCGGTGCTTGCCCTGCGGCTGGAACAGCTTGGCGCCGCCGTCGTTATGCCTTTGGGCGCTCCCATTGGAACCGGGCTGGGGATCCTCAATCCGCACAACATCGAACTCATTGTGTCCCGGGCTTCCGTGCCGGTGGTGCTCGACGCCGGTATCGGGACTGCCTCGGATGCCGCCCTCGCCATGGAACTTGGCTGTGACGCCGTGCTGCTGGCGACCGCCGTTACCCGGGCCCAGGACCCGGTAGCTATGGCCGCTGCCTTCCGGCATGCCGTCATCGCAGGGCGCCTGGCCGCGGGGGCAGGACGTATACCCAGGCGCGAGCATGCACTTGCGTCATCACCCTTCGCTGATCGGGCGGACCTTTAG
- the thiS gene encoding sulfur carrier protein ThiS — protein sequence MNITLNGKASETSDADLLALVSNVTGRKLAPSGQPIDGARLGLAVAVNATVVPRSQWAERELTEGDDVELVTAVQGG from the coding sequence ATGAACATCACACTCAACGGGAAGGCTTCCGAAACCTCGGACGCAGACCTGCTGGCGCTGGTCTCGAACGTCACCGGCAGGAAGCTTGCTCCAAGTGGCCAGCCGATCGACGGCGCGAGGCTCGGGCTGGCAGTTGCAGTGAACGCCACAGTGGTTCCGCGCAGCCAGTGGGCAGAACGAGAGCTTACCGAAGGCGACGACGTTGAACTCGTCACCGCAGTACAGGGAGGATGA
- a CDS encoding TetR/AcrR family transcriptional regulator, which yields MRLPRDERRRQLLRAAHEVFVSNGYHGAAMDEIAEVARVSKPVLYQHFPGKRELYLALLESHLASLTELLVDALQSTTDNKQRVHATMRAYFQFIAQDSQAHRIVFESDLNNDPDVSRRLEEFNAHFADAIAGVISGDTRLSHLEATLLGRAMAGMAQVSARYWLETDGSLDIDAASELIYRLAWRGISRFPKEM from the coding sequence ATGCGGCTGCCGCGGGATGAGCGACGACGCCAACTGCTGCGCGCCGCCCACGAGGTGTTTGTCTCGAACGGCTATCACGGCGCAGCCATGGACGAAATAGCGGAGGTGGCGCGGGTCAGCAAGCCCGTGTTGTATCAGCACTTCCCTGGCAAGAGAGAGTTGTACCTGGCCCTGCTGGAGAGCCATCTGGCCTCGTTGACCGAGCTGCTGGTGGATGCCTTGCAGTCAACCACTGATAATAAGCAGCGTGTGCACGCCACTATGCGCGCCTATTTCCAGTTCATTGCCCAGGACAGTCAGGCACACCGAATCGTTTTCGAGTCGGATCTCAATAATGATCCGGATGTGAGCCGCCGGCTTGAGGAATTCAACGCCCATTTCGCCGATGCGATCGCTGGAGTAATTTCGGGTGATACCCGCCTTTCGCATCTGGAGGCAACGCTTCTGGGCCGGGCAATGGCCGGTATGGCTCAGGTGAGTGCCCGGTACTGGCTCGAGACGGACGGCAGCCTGGACATCGATGCCGCCAGCGAGCTCATCTATCGTTTAGCTTGGCGCGGAATCAGCCGGTTCCCCAAGGAAATGTGA
- the thiE gene encoding thiamine phosphate synthase, translated as MQLITSRLYLCTDSRGKQQDFGDFVNAAFAGGVDIIQLRDKSIEAAQELELLEVLRAAAVSHGKLWGVNDRADIAALSGAPVLHIGQRDLPPALAQPFLHDGGVLGLSTHSPEQVQAAASNKEVDYFCTGPVWATPTKPGRAAVGLDLVRSAASLEASLAEQGRELKPWFAIGGIDLGNIGEVVEAGAGRVVVVRAITEADDPAEAAARIRAELPE; from the coding sequence ATGCAACTGATAACCTCCCGGCTATACCTGTGCACGGATTCCCGCGGAAAACAGCAGGACTTCGGCGACTTCGTCAATGCCGCCTTTGCCGGCGGCGTCGACATCATTCAGCTACGGGACAAGTCCATTGAGGCAGCGCAGGAACTTGAGCTCCTTGAGGTCCTCCGCGCGGCGGCGGTTTCACACGGGAAGCTGTGGGGTGTGAATGACCGGGCAGACATCGCTGCCCTCAGCGGCGCACCCGTCCTTCATATCGGTCAGCGAGACCTGCCTCCTGCCCTTGCGCAGCCGTTCCTGCACGACGGCGGTGTGCTGGGGCTCTCAACGCACTCACCCGAGCAGGTCCAGGCCGCAGCGTCGAACAAGGAAGTGGATTACTTCTGCACCGGGCCCGTCTGGGCGACCCCGACCAAACCCGGGCGGGCCGCGGTCGGCCTGGATCTGGTCCGTTCTGCCGCCAGTCTTGAGGCATCGCTCGCCGAGCAGGGCCGGGAGCTGAAACCGTGGTTCGCCATCGGCGGGATTGACCTGGGAAATATCGGCGAGGTGGTCGAAGCCGGGGCGGGGCGCGTCGTCGTCGTTCGCGCGATCACCGAAGCCGATGACCCTGCGGAGGCGGCGGCACGGATCAGGGCTGAACTTCCCGAGTAA